The Macrobrachium rosenbergii isolate ZJJX-2024 chromosome 14, ASM4041242v1, whole genome shotgun sequence sequence GACAGCACAAAGAATGCATAACGAAAATTACTATATGCGCAAAGTAGGTAGTTCCAccttcttataaagaaaaaacttgagatttgtaaattatttcaattgccaaaatgaacaagagagaacaaatatgaaacaaacactGTCAAAAgctgaaaattgttaaaaataacaaaatgaagttGTCCAGATCTTCTGGAAAAAGGATCCTGGAagcaatttgaaaatatataaaaataaagaaaatgtagttcAGATCTGGAAAGAAGGTACTGGAGGTAattagaaaatacataaaaataaataaaatgtagttGTCCAGATCTTCTGGAAAAGGTACTGGAAGTAATctgaagtacataaaaaaatgtaattcagatCTGGAACGAAGACACTGATAGTAATTGAAATTTTCTTCAAGATCTCAgaaataacaacattttcaaaaaaccaaaaatcttCAGCGTAAAGAGACAAAATTTACAATGTCCACAAAATGTCCAGTAATGACCAAAACATCGCAGACGTGAAAAATCCCATCAAATCTCTGACCTCGCTTGCCCTTCCAATCACCACGGCTGGACTGGACTACTGGACTGTGTTTGGTGGCCTTGGCTGACCCAGATGACCATCGCTCCTGGCCATTAGGAAGCATATAAAGATGGCTAAAAGGAGTCCAGGGCATCACAGTTCACGCTAAGAGTTCGCTCTCGAAACACCTGCCTGCTTCAGCCTCCATTTCACTTGGTTTCGTTCAGTCGACGCTGTCAAGATGATCGCCAAGTCTATCGCTATTCTTGCTTTGGGTAATTTTCCAGAATGGGTTTTGTAATCATCACAAATGACAGGAgtgaatgatttattttcttctgaaattaattaataatcgaATCATATTGCCCCAAAGAGATGATTATAAAgtataataaatttgtaatgaTAAATAACTAAGGGTTCCCTCTGAAATCATTGATGATCGATTCATATTCCGTGACATGAGGTAATCGCAGCGCGTTATGAAAATTTATCATTCAGCAAATTATTACACTTTCTTTAATGTTAAGCCTAAATATATGAACTACTCAActtaaaatataaagcaatatagataaatcatcaacaaatttgggttacaattgttttttaaattattgttggTAAAAGTAATGGGCTTTTCACAAGGCAGGTTGATTCAaaggattttatttaattattacaccatcattatataattaaaaacattacttttactttcatcTGATTTACATATTTCAGTAGGTCCTAAGAATGTAGACATCTACATCAGACACTCTCACTGACTGAAACCACATTAAGAAAACTtaacaatgacttccttttcagCTATTCTCAGCACAGCCCATCCTCAGGCGGGTTACGACCTCCCAACGCCACCAACTGCACCTGGTTACTCCTACGGCTCACCTGCCGAAGGGGCAGCCGAAGCTGAAGAAGACCCCATCGCCGCCTTGGCCGCTAACATCCCTGGCGGAGGCGTCCCTGGAGAAGATTACCCAATCCTGGCTTCAGTCCCAGACACCGGCTTCGTCTGCGCCGAACAGGAGTTCCCAGGGTACTATGCTGACACTGCTGACGAAGCCGGCtgccaggtcttccacatctgccagCTGGACGGCCAccaggactccttcctctgccccaacggcaccGTCTTCAACCAGCAGTACTTCGTCTGCGACTGGTGGTTCAACGTGGACTGCGCCGCCTCCCAGCAGTTCGTCGGACTCAACGCTGAGATCGGCAAAGTTCCTACTGACGAAGCTGCCTCTAATGTCTCCCCCTCGAACTTGTACGGAGTTCCACAACAAACAGCTGCTCCTTCGGGCACTTACGCAGTTCCAGCTTGAACTTTGTAACATACCAAGTGCCACTTGAATTCTAgaccatattcattttttttttcaaatcagaaATGGTAATATGTACCAATATGCatatcagatatttattttatacagactTGCTAATAAAAACAATCAGGTAAATGACTCGTATAATTCCCTTCACCTCctagaaattaaatattacacCAAAATGATATGAGGCTATGTTTTAACAGCAGTATACTGTAGTTATTGGGCCTAAACAGCATACcttcaaataatgaatatttataaaccaCTGTGAGCACATGGCTTTGAAGTGCTTCTTAAGGTTTTATATTGACTGTCTAACCGCAAGCGAAATCTTGaagtcataaaaaacaaaaactaaatgatTATGCAATACTGATTGTGAAACCAAATTTTCTGTCATCTATTACGAATATCTAGGAAAAATCAAAATGCTAAATACTAAGCCAATAAtccaacaagtaaaatatgcgccgaagtctcttcagcgcaatcgagttttctgtacagcgtaaaatcaagaccaccgaaaataaatctaaactttGGTGGTCTctatatactgctgtatgagacgcgccccagtgaatctttaaccacagcacggtggtggcctgtcctatatcattgccagatgcacgattatggctaaatttaaccttaaataaaataaaaactactgaggctagaggaatgcaatttggtatgtttgatgactggagggtggatgatcaacctccctatttgcagtcctctagcctctgtagttttaagatctgaaggcggacagaaaaaagttgttGTTTTCGATTGAGTGGGACAAAATGAgttgcagacggacagacaaagacggcacgatagttttcttttacagaaaactaaaaaataacaaaaacaaagtaacagaaaaaaggtCTGACCTATTCGAGTGAATAACCTAGATTGAAACGGATAATTTCCTCCTACTGAAATTTGTACAATCATTTACAACCGTAGAAGGAAATACGGAAGTATTTGTTGCACTTGATGCAAGTTTTCCTTAATATAGTCATAAACTgttgatttcatattttccttaatgaattcATAAACTGTAGATTTGATACTAGACATTTCCATAGCGTCACGTTATAACCACTGACATGTAACATCTCTTAAGCAAATGGTGTAAAGAGTTTTCTCAGAAATACGCTCTCTTCATTCTCATAAACTGTTCAAGTACACCCTCTTCATTCTAATACACCGCATCACACATTTATGTAGAGCAACATAAATGAGGGTGATCCTCCACTAAAGGTTATTTTCCCAACTACACATTTATATTAAGGCTTTACATTTAGTTATGTCACTTGAGGAATACAAGAGTAGGTATCACAAGTCTGCATAGGCAGcttacaaacagaaaaatatgataaaaaaatcacacCACAATCTTTCATCATCCCTGAATAATGTATCGAAGAATTTTATTTACGAGAATACAGAACTTCTAAATAACTCTctaaaaagaggaatgaaaacaggaaaacagtGAAGGTCAGATTATACAGAATATCTTgactaaatgttaaaaaaaaaataaaaaaggtaaataaacgtCTAAGCTTACAGCATTCAAAAGCAAACATTAAAACAACAGTGAATCAGTCATATAATTAGTTATGTGTTATTCCAAACAACTTCCTTTAACACTTACGATGGAAACAAATTAGCACAAACGCCTCGGAATAAATCACATCACCCCAATTGCATACAGACAGGAGTATCATCTTACTCTGTCCTACCCTCTTTCGGACATCAGAGCGGCCTTGGCTGACCCTCATGCCCATCTCCAGTGGTATTCAAGAGGCAGAAGGAATCCGGCATTGCAGACCAAGCTCGAAGTGCATTCTTGAAAGACCTGCAATCTTCCCCTCGCCTGATTCTGTCGCTTCTGCAACGATGTTGTTGTCATTCTTGCTCTCGGTAGGATATGGAAAAGTGGACCGTTctgttttgtaaatatgaatttaCACAGTTTGTgtcattatataagaaaaatttcctagATGATATCATTTATTCATGGAAGAGGTAATACCACTGTTTTCGTTCTTGAGCTTCGAAAAAGAGAAAGTAAGCTACGATTGTTACGAAAAAGCCCTATAACTGCGGTCCAAAGGAAATGATCActaattaattcataattaatattcccTTTTGTCTTTTATGACTGCCAAACATTCGGACTTTTCAAAGTCCATTTGTTCTTTACAAATGGTTGAGATCTTTCGGCACAccatcagtgaaaaaaaattgtataagcagcatgtgtatatatcacaatatgtatatatacatacacatttatatatatatatatatatatatatatatatatatatatatatatatatatatatatatatatatatatatatatattatatatattcaaacatataaataaaattaaaagctatttattttatacctttatttAGTGAAACCTCTTATGCAAAAACTTATCGTTATGAGCCGGTAGTCTTTGAACACAAATAAACAGACTTGCAGCCCACAATACATTTTAACCTTTCAACAACTCTCTCCTTCCAGCAATTCTGGGCGCAGCCCACCTTCAGGTGGGTTACGACCTCCCAGAGCCATCCCCAGCACCAGGTTACTCCTAAGGCGCTCCTGAACTGGAAGCAGCTGCTTCCACCCTCAACGGCTCCGCCGCTTGAGCTGAAGAAGACTCAGTCGCCACCTTGGCCGCTAACATCCCCGGAGGAGGAGTCCCTGGAGAAGATTACCCAATCCTGGCTTCAGTCCCAGACACAGGCTTCTCCTGCGCCGACCAAGACTTCCCAGGATACTACGCTGACGTCGCTGACGAAGCCAGCTGCCAGGTCTTCCACACCTGCCAGTTCGACGGCCGccaggactccttcctctgctcCAACGGCACCGTCTTCAACCAGCAGTACTTCGTCTGCGACTGGTGTTCAACGTGGACTGCGCCGCCTCCCAGCAGTTCGTCAGCCTCAACGCTGATATCGGTAAGGTCGCTGGTACTGACGATGCCGCTGTAGGAGCTGCCTCCGACATCGCCCTCTCGAACACCTACGGAGTTCCTCAATAACTGCTCCCTCAAGCGGTTCAGTAGTTCCTGCTTCAAACTGCTTACATCAGCGTCACAGGGAAAATGTCAGTTTTATCTTCCCATaaattattctattatttatttccataaccCTGTTCTATATAGGTTATGAAACagggaatgaaataaaagaatatgaagctcgatgtttctgttttattatattttcattaatttttaaattcaatgaCACCAATACAACATTTTTTCTGTTACGATGTTGCATCTAAgggcataatttattttttttttatttttttttagcgaacttaatgaattttacaaacatttttctaaATCATACACATAACTTCAAgctcaaaactttaaaaaagtacTTTATAACCACAAGGTCCaagtatgtaaatgtaaaagtctACAACAGATCTCCCTATACAATATATaacctcaaaatattttttaccttgtAACTTAACATTCAATCATATTTCTAAGTGGATACAAACCACATGGAGCTCTTTCCCAAACTTCCATAGCAAATACCACAGCTTCCACATCTGAAATCCTATCAAACATCTGCCCTGGTATACGATGCATAGTAacattatgtcattattattcttatggtGTTTTGCCACACagcacaaaatacatacatacatatatatatatatatatatatatatatatatatatacatatatatatatgtatatgtaaacatacataatatatatatatatatatatatatatatatatatatatatatatatatatatatatatatgtaaccatataataatatatatatatatatatatatatatatatatatatatatataaatatatatatatatacatatatatatatatatatatatatatatatatatatatatatatatatatatatatatttatatttctgggGAAAGATTATGGAAGACCTAGAAATGATTGGACAGATGGAGTGTAAGAGATACTGGAAAGGATGTCCAACATACAGAGAGTAAGTCTGCGTTGAAGACAGTTTAAGAGTGAATGCACCAGTGAACATAGTCCTTTCATTTCTTGAAGCCAACCCTGTAATTTGGGAAACGTATTAATTTTAacatgcgtatgtgtgtttgtgtaatatttagATACACTTCAgcccaaaaacaaaatgaacaaggtGGCCAGATATtggtgaaaaggaaaggaagtatatatttatatgtgtttgtgttatatatatatatatatatatatatatatattatatatatatatatatatatatagcaagagagattttagagagagagagagagagagagagagagagagagagagagagaaaatttatttaatgaaacatGTCAGCTCTGGCTTTTTACCATAAAGGACATCATGGGGTAAGAACTTAATTGAATTACTGTTTCCACaaggaataatataaatatacaaatgaataaataaaagatgtacTAAAATCACACCTGGAGGGAATTTTCCTTTCGAACACGAGAAGACAGTTGGTAAATTACAGGATTCTAAATAAAATTGCAAATCACTTTCGACAAAAGTTCTGAGGCATCTGAGAACACATCGCCAATCTTTGAATGTTTCAGAACCCGTGGGCGCAGGCAAGGTTTTccgtaaataaaagaaacatttcattaaacAGAGAGATAAACACAATGCTTTTctgtttaaaaaacaaattcGAAAGTAGGCACACTAACCCGGCAAGCAAATGTCCCCTGATAAAGATTTAAgacaattatttcaaagaaacAGCATCATGCAATTATTTAGGTGGAAGAATAGTTGAAGAAAAGTCACCTGACCTCATTAGTATGTTATAATGACCTCTACAAACACACCTCACATACGACCATTATGTAATCTGACTTATTCATAAGAGCATTCCATACGTCGAGACATTTGTATCTTGGACTTTGTAATGATGGCAGTCCCGACAAAACAAATTGCTATTCTTTTTACTTCTACTTCCAGTATTTCAATCCTGTTCCAGTTTCGATGCTCTGTGTACCCCTGAAAAACTGCCTCTTTATAGGAGGGTTGTTATATAGGCaaagcctcttctctctctctctctctctctctctctctctctctctctctctctctctctctctctctcctctctgtctcttaaTCTTTTTAAGGTATTGGTAGGAGGTGTTAAATTGCCAACAGCATTCTCTAAGCATACTGAAATGGATCAGCATTTTCTTCCACTTTAACGAAAATAGTATTTGCATCCAATGCATATTAGGAACCTTTAATGCATTCGGATGCAAATAGATTCTGGGTTTCAGAAAGTGGAAgaaactgctgatggcatttcaGTATGCTTAGAGAATGCTGATATACAAAAGATTATAGTTAAGGAGCAACTACGTTTGAATCCAAAGTCCATATATACTATTAAAGTATTTCACAAATAAATGTGGGAAACATAGTGATACAGAGAGgtactttttgaaaaatataaacaaaccatagATACTTAAATGACACATTAAATctagattttatgaataaattcttattaaggaaaattatgaattttcataaGTAATTATAAGATACACGGAAGTCCAAAAAAGAGATAGATATACCTCTTAAAAGGATATAGGACTGtaataattaaggaaaatagaCTCAGGAAGAGGTTTCCAAACAATTATTCTGACAGCACAAACGTGAATGCATAACGAAAATTACTATATGCGCAAAGCAGGTAGTTCCAcctcttataaagaaaaaacttgagaTTTGTAAATTATCTCAAAcgccaaaatgaacaagagagaacaaatatgaaaagctgaaaattattaaaaataacaaaatgcagtTGTCCAGATCTTCTGGAAAAAGGATACTGgaagtaatttgaaaatacataaaaataaagaaaatgtagttcAGATCTGGAAAGAAGGCACTGGGAGTAAtttgaaaatacttaaaaataattaaaatatagtcGTCCAGATCTCCTGGAAAAAGGGTACTGGAAGTAATCTGAAAGTACATAAAATACTAATAGAATGTAATTCAGATCTGGAACGAAGACACTGATAGCACTGAAATTTTCTTCAAGATCTCAGAAATAACAACATTTACAAAACCAAAAAATCTTCAGCGTAAAgagtcaaaataccaaaaaatgtCCATAATGACCAAAAGATCGCAGACGTTAAAAGTCCCATCAAATCTCTTGACCTCGCTTGCCCCTTCCAATCACCACGGCTGCACTGGACTACTGGACTGTGCTTTGGTGGCCTTGGTTGACCCAGATGACCATCGCGGGCCATTAGGATGTATATAAAGAGGCTAAAAGGTGTCCAGGGCATCACAGTTCACGCTAAGAGCTCGCTCTCGAAACACCTGCTGCTTCAGCCTCCATTTCACTTCGTTTCGTTCAGTCGACGCTGTCAAGATGATCGCCAAGTCTATCGCTATTCTTGCTTTGGGTAAATTTTCCGAAATGGATTTTGTAatcatcaaaaatgaaagattgaatgatttatttttcttctgaaattaaTGATCAAATCATATTGCCCCAAGAGATGATTATAACgtataataaatttgtaatgaTAAATAACTAATGGTTCCCTCTGGAATCATTGATGATTGATTGATATTCAGTGACATGAGGTGATCACAACGCGTTACGAAAATTTATCATTCAGCAAATTATTACACTTTCTTTAATGTTAAGCCGAAATATATGAACTACTCAACttaaaatgtaaagcaaaacagATAAATCATCTACAAATTTAGGTTACAATTGTTGAAAGCACCCAAACTATTGTTGGTAAAAATAATGGCCTTTTGTACAAGGCACGTTGATTCAAAAGGATTTTATTATACAATTATTACACCATCATTATATAACTAAAAACATTACGTTTACTTTTATctgatttacatattttaataggTCCTAAGAATGCAGACATCTACATCAGACTCTCACTGACAGAAACCACATTACGAAAACTtaacaatgacttccttttcagCTATTCTGAGCACAGCCCATCCTCAGGCGGGTTACGACCTCCCAACGCCACCAACTGCACCTGGCTACTCCTACGGCGCACCTGCCGAAGAGGCAACCGGAGCTGAAGAAGACCCCATCGCCGCCTTGGCCGCAAACATCCCTGGCGGAGGCGTCCCTGGAGAAGATTACCCAATCCTGGCTTCAGTCCCAGACACCGGCTTCGTCTGCGCCGAACAGGAGTTCCCAGGGTACTACGCTGACACTGCTGACGAAGCCGGCtgccaggtcttccacatctgccagCTCGACGGCCAccaggactccttcctctgccccaacggcaccatcttcaaccaGCAGTACTTCGTCTGCGACTGGTGGTTCAACGTGGACTGCGCCGCCTCCCAGCAGTTTGTCGGACTCAACGCTGAGATCGGCAAAGTTCCTACTGACGAAGCTGCCTCTAATGTCTCCCCCTCGAACTTGTACGGAGCTCTACAACAAACAGTTGCTCCTTCGGGCACTTACGCAGTTCCAGCTTGAGCTTTGTAACATACCAAGTGCCACTTGAACTCTAaaccatatttaatttttttttaaaatcagaaaTGGTAATATACACCAACATGTatatcagatatttattttatacagactTGCTAATAAAAACATTCAGGTAAATGACTCgtataatttccttcatctccatgaaattaaatattagaCCAAAATGATACGAGGCTATGTTTTAACAGCAGTATACTGTAGTTGTTGGGTCTAAACAACattcaaataatgaatatttataaaccaCTGTGAGCACATGACTTTGACGTACATCTTAAGGTTTTAAATTGACTCTCTAACTGCAGGCGAAATCTTGaagtcataaaaaagaaaaaaatgattatgcAATATTTATTGTGAAACCAAATTTTCTGTCATCTATTACGAGTATCTAGGAAAAT is a genomic window containing:
- the LOC136845598 gene encoding uncharacterized protein, translated to MIAKSIAILALAILSTAHPQAGYDLPTPPTAPGYSYGSPAEGAAEAEEDPIAALAANIPGGGVPGEDYPILASVPDTGFVCAEQEFPGYYADTADEAGCQVFHICQLDGHQDSFLCPNGTVFNQQYFVCDWWFNVDCAASQQFVGLNAEIGKVPTDEAASNVSPSNLYGVPQQTAAPSGTYAVPA
- the LOC136845599 gene encoding uncharacterized protein, whose translation is MIAKSIAILALAILSTAHPQAGYDLPTPPTAPGYSYGAPAEEATGAEEDPIAALAANIPGGGVPGEDYPILASVPDTGFVCAEQEFPGYYADTADEAGCQVFHICQLDGHQDSFLCPNGTIFNQQYFVCDWWFNVDCAASQQFVGLNAEIGKVPTDEAASNVSPSNLYGALQQTVAPSGTYAVPA